From Equus przewalskii isolate Varuska chromosome 7, EquPr2, whole genome shotgun sequence, one genomic window encodes:
- the SEC14L3 gene encoding SEC14-like protein 3: protein MSGRVGDLSPRQAETLAKFRENVQDVLPALPNPDDYFLLRWLRARNFDLQKSEAMLRKYMEFRKTMDIDHILDWQPPEVVQKYMPGGLCGHDRDGCPVWYDIIGPLDPKGLLFSVTKQDLLKTKMRDCERILHECDLQTERLGRKIETIIMIFDCEGLGLKHFWKPLVEVYQEFFGLLEENYPETLKIMLIVKATKLFPVGYNLMKPFLNEDTRRKIVVLGNNWKEGLLKLISPEELPAHFGGTLTDPDGNPKCLTKINYGGEIPKSMYVRDQVKTQYEHSVQISRGSSHQVEYEILFPGCVLRWQFSSDGADIGFGVFLKTKIGERQRAGEMTEVVASQRYNAHMVPEDGSLTCSEAGVYVLRFDNTYSFVHTKKVSFTVEVLLPDEGMQKYDKELTPV, encoded by the exons ATGAGTGGCCGAGTCGGAGACCTGAGCCCCAGGCAGGCAGAGACGCTGGCCAAG TTCCGAGaaaatgtccaggacgtgttgcCTGCCCTGCCCAATCCTGATGACTATTTCCTTCTGCGCTGGCTCCGAG CTCGGAATTTCGACCTGCAGAAATCGGAGGCCATGCTCCGCAAG TACATGGAGTTCCGGAAGACCATGGACATTGACCACATCCTTGATTGGCAGCCCCCAGAG GTGGTCCAGAAGTACATGCCTGGCGGCCTGTGTGGCCATGACCGTGACGGCTGCCCCGTGTGGTATGACATCATAGGGCCGCTTGACCCCAAGGGCCTGCTCTTCTCGGTCACCAAGCAGGACCTGCTCAAGACCAAGATGAGGGACTGTGAGCGCATCCTGCATGAGTGTGACCTGCAGACAGAGCGG CTGGGGAGGAAGATTGAAACCATCATCATGATATTTGACTGTGAGGGCCTGGGACTGAAGCATTTCTGGAAACCTCTGGTGGAAGTGTACCAGGAG TTCTTCGGCCTCCTTGAAGAGAATTATCCGGAGACCCTGAAGATCATGCTCATTGTGAAAG CCACCAAATTGTTCCCCGTGGGCTACAATCTCATGAAGCCCTTCCTGAATGAGGACACTCGCAGAAAAATTGTAGTGTTGGGAA ACAACTGGAAGGAAGGTTTGCTGAAACTCATCAGTCCTGAGGAACTGCCTGCCCACTTTGGGGGGACCCTGACCGACCCTGATGGGAACCCCAAATGTTTAACTAAG ATCAACTATGGTGGGGAGATCCCCAAGTCCATGTACGTGCGGGACCAGGTGAAGACTCAGTATGAACACTCAGTGCAGATCAGCCGCGGCTCCTCGCACCAGGTGGAGTATGAGATCCTATTCCCAGGCTGTGTCCTCAG GTGGCAGTTCTCATCTGATGGTGCTGACATCGGCTTTGGGGTTTTCCTGAAGACCAAGATCGGGGAGCGGCAGCGGGCAGGGGAGATGACGGAGGTGGTGGCCAGCCAGCGCTACAATGCTCACATGGTACCGGAGGACGGCAGCCTCACCTGCTCAGAAGCCGGTGTCT ATGTCCTGCGCTTCGACAACACCTATAGCTTTGTCCACACCAAGAAGGTCAGCTTCACAGTGGAGGTGCTGCTCCCGGACGAGGGCATGCAGAAATACGACAAGGAGCTCACCCCTGTCTAG